One segment of Anguilla anguilla isolate fAngAng1 chromosome 1, fAngAng1.pri, whole genome shotgun sequence DNA contains the following:
- the LOC118226661 gene encoding uncharacterized protein LOC118226661, which translates to LVLYVLIYDFGVFLYFLFFIFILSFSITIHTKCIGFFVSFPLIHPEQVYPNSITIRSIGVVVKNQILKLDHLTGYITMMGTETIFTTRMCCHETSSYIICTCNTLQPFSPNDTKFISVQSLHGHADAIQVSHTQWCVISEINSFSYGGLTCPANHTFCLEVTEDLAMGQINILGRVPLEVDVSPWWEDTFYEQGTRALTDLMSLVEQIIRDTNYHINQAQVEVNLAKRTAEILASSSTRSAQDAYTWWDWVFRGCVIASAVIFTITLVQCCYFRHLIHSLRTSTHAALVLSPLQLPARPGLRP; encoded by the coding sequence CTTGTCTTATATGtcttaatttatgattttggtgtttttctttattttttgttctttatttttatactatcattttcaataaccatccacacaaaatgtattgggttctttgtttcttttcctttaattcacCCAGAACAGGTGTACCCAAATTCCATTACCATACGCTCTATCGGCGTAGTAGTGAAGAATCAGATTCTAAAATTAGATCACCTTACTGGGTATATCACTATGATGGGCACAGAGACCATATTCACCACTCGCATGTGTTGTCATGAAACCTCCAGCTATATCATCTGTACCTGTAACACCTTACAACCTTTTTCTCCCAATGATACCAAATTCATTAGTGTGCAGTCTTTGCATGGCCACGCTGACGCTATCCAGGTTTCCCACACACAATGGTGCGTCATCAGCGAGATTAACTCTTTCTCGTATGGAGGTCTGACCTGTCCAGCAAACCACACTTTCTGCTTGGAAGTGACGGAAGATTTGGCCATGGGTCAGATCAACATTCTAGGCCGAGTTCCACTGGAGGTAGACGTCTCCCCGTGGTGGGAGGACACATTCTACGAACAAGGAACGCGGGCCTTGACTGACCTAATGAGTTTGGTAGAACAGATCATCCGTGACACCAATTACCACATCAACCAGGCTCAGGTGGAGGTGAATCTGGCCAAAAGAACAGCGGAGATCCTGGCCAGCTCCTCTACCCGGTCCGCCCAGGACGCGTACACCTGGTGGGATTGGGTGTTCCGAGGGTGCGTCATCGCTAGCGCAGTCATCTTTACCATCACCCTGgttcaatgctgttattttcgaCACCTGATACACTCTCTGCGCACCTCCACTCATGCTGCATTGGTTCTCAGCCCCCTCCAGTTGCCAGCGAGGCCGGGCTTGAGACCATAA